GTTTTTATTGTCGTCTTTATTAGAGaacattgttaaaattataaagaacagTTTAATAGACGTTCGAAAgaacgttatttattttctcgtatatTCATGGCGTCGTTCTGATAAAAACTCGTCTCTTATTCATGAACGAaattcgtcattatcgtcgtcattgtcctcatcgttgtcgttgtcgttgtcgttgttatattacgttcgattatttttctcatcgatCAGGTTCTTCATGTGTTGGGCGTGGATGCAAGATTCATCATCATACACGCGTTCACGACAACTCGTACGAAGGTCGACGACCGTTGTTCGTTTAAAATCGTCGTTCAAACAATGACCATAATGCGGTAAGTTCGAATTGTAATTGTAAAATGTTGAATAAAAATGTAGTAATCGTGTTCGTTAAGAAATCTATGATctttaatcgtaaaatatcTTCGTGAAATCACTTtcttatagaaagagagagagagagacagagagaaagaaagagaaagagagagagagacaaagtgagagagagagagagagagagaaaaaaatgtttaaaatttatgaGCTTATTTGATTAGTTAGCAATGACACGTTTTGCGATGACCCAATTAGGATAACGTTTACGAGTAAAAGCGATTTTAAAAGACGAAGTTTGTCAATTATATGGCTTTAGCACAGAGAGATAACCCtttagataaaattatgaaacacACGCATAATTATTCTGTGCTTCCTGAATAAACTTATAACGTGTTTTTTgaacttttgattttttttcttttttgcatatatatatatattttttttttcgtaacatTTCTGTATCAATTGACAAGAGATgggaaaattcaatttaattataacgaattattatttctatgattTCGAATAATCTatgattattcgaaataaataaaaaaagaaataaatacaaatcgtTTGATAACTTCTCTGAACTTTGAACTACAAAAAGAGCGGGAAGCTCGTTAACAAATCAAGAAAATTAGAACTATGGATATTTTTACCGATATTTATCATCAATCACAATCAATATTTtcagattatatttttgtatctccatttcgaatataaatattactgaGCAACAAGATATCGCGCCTTTATCAGCGTCTATAAcatgtaaaaaatgaaatgatttctGATGCAAACTTTACTCTGAATATATCATTCATCCTTTCCTATTTTTTGTGAAATGTATAAATACTCATATATctcttataatttatctttacatggaagtaaaaaattatcttttttcttttttatgtactCATAAATGTTACTTACATTGTGACTAAAGAACTTTGTTTTGgcttaatatctttatttgaaATCTCGATACTCTCATGTCGTATTGTTAAGTTGCTTGATagatattctatattatattcctTCGACAATGATTGTTCATTATTCTCATCATATCTTTTGTTCCTTATCTAATATAGTAACATAGAATCAAATAAGAATGCTAAAATCGTACACATACTAGTTTCCTAATACTTTGATATTCTTACCGAGCTACAGTTATGTATTCCGTAGCATTGACATATATCTGCTGGTGTAGATGTATTATCTTGTAAAACAGGAAGTAATCTTTTTGGAAAAATAGTAGCCATTGAATTTAAGCTGTCAGCTTCTATATTATCATGTCTTTAAAACATATAGATGCttgttaataaatgaaaagaaattacataataaattacataatatattggaaagtacataatatattagattacATCTAATGTATTTCTGTTCTAATGTTAATGTATATCTGTTTGAATTGTCTACGTACTGAAATTCTAAATCACTTATTTcagaattttgaaatataactGATCCATGACTACAATGAGAATCTGAAGAAAGTAATGGTGTACTTTCCGATCCGCTATCATGGTATGTATTTCTACCTTTCCAATGATCAGtagacatatacataattttatcCTAGCAATAaacaaagtattattatagtaataataattgcatGCAATCTAAATCTAATTGAAtgcattatacatattatcgtgaaaaaaaaacaaactaacaaaaaaaaatcattgtatAACGTACGTTTTTAAATTCAGCAACACATGATAATTAAACAGGAtctcataaatatttcttttctacgtatttcttaaaataaaatatgaattaataagatcttaaaatacttataaataattatgcacaataattttaattatattaattctttttaaaaagaaaaaaagaaaggaacagaaCACCACTATGATATTTAAAGCACATGTTTTCACTACAAAGTCTATTGGAAAACTGTATTCGAGACAGCTATGTATCCGTTTTGTAAACCCGAACTTATATCAGGGATccttgatataatatatacgccCTCTTCCCCGGCTTTGTTCGTGTTCTTATTTTGCTTATTGATGGTTACCACGAACTGCTTTATGCGTGCGTAAgcatcgacattttttttttttttttaacttgatCTTGGGCTTTTCTAGAAGCGTAAATGCGATAATGCAAAATGAAACTTTCGAAACATGGTTATATCtatgaagatattaattatacataagaTTTAAcgcttcttatttttcaataatttttttttaaccgatCATTTGaattgatcctttttttttttattttcatatcttatatattaatattaaaatattacatattttataaattaaaataaaccatttcctcatatttttcaaatactcCATATTCTATTCAAAAGTAACgcataacaatttatttatttatcggaaTGACAGAGAGGTCAAATATCGGATATTTAATCGTATACCGAAGTCATAATCaaagtcaaataaaaattatgaaatccAGTATTGTGTAAATAcaagaaataatgatttatctccattgataatttctttattactttGAGTTTGATTAGTGTTAAGAAacgatcaaaaattaattaaaattattgatcgactttctttttttttttttatttctttttctttttttaagcgTTCTATAAGACATGCATTTTATCTTGTTTAGAAATACCGAGATACATATGTTTTTAGTTCTGTTTCTAAGTGGTGGCGCGATTTTTCAAGATGGTTGATTCGTGCCCTTGAATGTCATTGGCAGCGAAGTCAGGCACCGTCGGTAGAATTTAGTCTGCCAGCAGACGTTGGCGAAGTTTCTTGTGTCTTGAGGCtatacacatatttttattttattttaaataattttcaaagaaactcttcttcattttcttttcagttgcttttaaatatattaaaaaaaaaaaaacatgtccATCGCAGTGAACAGTCTATCAGTGGAGACCAAAGTGTACGAAGGCCAAAAGCCGGGTACATCTGGACTTCGAAAAGCTGTTCGGGTTTTTCAACAGGAACATTACACTGAAAATTTTATCCAAGCGATACTCGATGCTTTGGGTTCTCAATGTGTCGGATGTACTCTTGTTGTTGGTGGTGATGGACGTTATTATGGGAAAGATGCtgttaaaaagattattagaaTCACTGCGGCCAATGGGGTATGTCTATCGAGTAAaacacatttatttttaatattattatatgtatatttaaatgtaacttaatagaaattatattatctaagTTGTCTCATTGCATGCCTTTATAgtttatagttaaaaaaacttgattttatttatgataaaagtaATACATATACGATCTTCTTAGGttattacttaattatttttatttctgttatacTTGGCAACATTAGCTGGCGAAAATGAAGAGTAATGTGACAATGACATCTATTATTTTAGGTAAGAAGGTTAATAGTTGGACAAAATGGGATCCTTTCTACACCAGCTGTATCTGCtataatacgtaaatacaAAACACAAGGAGGAATAGTGTTAACTGCATCGCATAATCCTGGTGGTCCTAATGCTGATtttggaataaaatttaattgtgaAAATGGAGGACCTGCCCCAGATGGAGtaacaaatgaaatttatgaaatcaCTAAAACGCtcaaaagttataaaataatacctgAGATAAACGtagatattgataaaattcaaaaCGTTTCTATTCAAGTTGATGGGAAACCATttgatattgatataatagaTTCTGTAAATGATTACTTAGAGCttatgaaaaacatttttgatTTTGCTAGTATTAAAAGTTTATTGCAAGGAAGCAAACAAAGACCAGCTTTCAAGGTCCTTATTAATGGAATGAATGGAGGTATTatcaagattttatataattttcaaatagaaatttataattaccaatgatataataatcaatattatcttCTAGTTACGGGACCttatataaaacgtatattCAGTGATGAATTAGGTGTGGATAATTCAAGTCTTGTTAATATAACTCCATTAGAAGATTTTGGAGGACTTCATCCTGATCCAAATTTAACTTATGCAATAGATTTGGTAAACGCCATGAAAAATAATCCTAAAAATGATTTTGGAGCTGCTTTTGATGGAGATGGAGATAGAAATATGGTAATAACATTGAATCtgaacaaattatataaaataaagtaaacaaatttttttattgaaattgcTACTTCAAAATTGTTACAGATACTAGGAAAAAATGCATTCTTTGTAACACCTACTGATTCATTAGCAGTATTGGCTGCTAATTTGACATTAATTCCTTATTTTCAAAAGACCGGCGTTAAAGGTTATGCAAGATCTATGCCAACAGGTGCTGCTGTAGATAGAGTAGCTCTTAAAGGTGGAGTTACATGTTTTGAAGTACCTACTGGTTGGAAGTATTTTGGTacatattatgattaatagaTTCTTTTATATAGTATGTTTCATATAGTATgttatagaataattaattaaatatattattaggaAATTTGATGGATGCTGGTCGTCTATCACTTTGTGGAGAAGAAAGCTTTGGTACAGGTTCTGATCATATACGCGAAAAAGATGGTATATGGGCTTGTCTTGCATGGCTCAATGTTATCGCAAAGCTTGGGAAATCTGTTCAAGACGTATTATTAGATCATTGGAAAAGTTATGGACGCAATTTCTTTACAaggtataaattatatattgtactGTTGCAATAGATAATGACTTGAGACTTATTTATACCACtgttatataatacatatgttttCAGATATGACTATGAGAATTGTGAAGTAGAAAATGCAAATAAAGTGATACAGGAGGTCGAAACTGCAATTCAAAAAGCAGGATTTGTTGGTACAACATTATCCTCTGGAAATAAAACTTATACTGTCAAACTTGCAGACAATTACTCATATACTGATCCTATTGATGGAAGTCAAGCCAATAAACAGGTAGGATTTAAGCTTTTCATAGTctcacaaatttattttaattatattattattattattattattattattattattattattattattattattattattattattattattattattatattattttataaattaggGCCTACGGATATTATTTGAAGATGGTTCtcgtataatatatcgtttatcCGGAACTGGAAGTTCGGGAGCAAcgattcgtttatatattgATAGCTACGAAAATGATCCATCTGTTTATGAAAAAGATGCTCAACAAATTTTAAAACCGTTAGTTAACATTGCATTAGATTTAAGTAAATTATCTCAGCATACTGGACGCGATGCGCCAACTGTCATTACATAAAGAGGTAATGCATATTGTTCTCATTACAATATTTCTAGGTTACAGTTTTACTCATAATTTCatcataaaaaagtaaaactgTTTGTGAATATAAAACAACTTGtgccattttattattataattaggaCGGATTAACATTGGAAAATTTCATTGTCCATTATTTAGTaatctttccatttttatacAGATTTTTActtacattaatataaaagcAATATATTAATGTCTTGTTATAATAGTACACTATTCATATAGTGTCATAATCATTGTGTTAATGTATCATTAAACTTAAAACTTAATGAGTAAAGGTATTAATGATACTATAACTTAGATACATTTTTCGAATTAAACAATTTCTTACACCAAATaaaaattaggaaaaaaagaaaacaatagaaatgttttgttacaatataaaaataatctcatAACATCGTACTACTGCAAAATTATTCgactattcttttatttagcttttattatattagtatgcacgtatttaaaaatattaattttataaaacaaataagttttacattaatatagaAGAAGTCGACACTAAAATTCGCATTTTAATACAaatctcattaattatattcaattaataaccGTTGTACACAagtaatgtaatgtaaattTCTTGGTgtaaattttgattatattagtAGTAATTGCTACTAGTGATATATGATTAGTAAATGGTTCAATGACATCTGACACGGATATTAAGTTTAAATTATACTATATCTTCTTACAAAaccaataaaaatacatttatgaataaatatatactgaAAGATGAACACACAGTTACTATAAAAAGCATTAATTATGGAAGTTGAAAATATATGTGAAAGTATCTTACGGAAtgaatagtaaaatatatagtttcctctaataattaattcatattttgtaatagtatataataaagacaTAAAGTTATAATTGATACATAGATTCtattaactataaaaactGCACTCAATGCACTATTATTTATCtgttacaacaataataaaattaaaaccgTGTTACTTGTCAGTTTACTAAATCATTTGAACTAATATGAACTATTAAATCTATAGAACGTATAATTAcgtattttgtttattttattgctgtatattatattagatattctttatatattagtaacaattatttatgaatacaAAGTTTTATGTTGTATTTATCATGCTTCACTTatgtgattatttaaaaaaaaaaaaaaaaaaaatacaaaaaaataaaaaaaaaatcaaaaaaaaatatccgacactataataataaaatattatgtcgGAATTTGTATTCTATTACAACTATATTAATGTCTTGATATTGGTCTTGATAAAGTAAATGAGACATAGAAAGAAGCACGAGTATATAAATTGCTTGGACGGTTCTCCAAGgattgtgaaaaagaaattttatttctatgatcAATACGTCATAAAGCTTGGAGAAACATATATCTTTATGTAGGTACGATTCCTAATCACCGAGATACTTAGCATAtaatgtattacatatattttgttaacattgaaataatatttatgtctatcaaaaattatcgatgaaaaacgataatcactgtataaataattttccatttatGGAAAAATCCGTATATATCCGTACTATTATATGTACTATAGTAAAacaggaaaaatttttttttctaacatttctattacacttttctaaattaaataagTAGCTCTTCTGCTTAGTATCTCACTGGAGTTAATCGATAGAGTAGGGTATGtacaaaaatatgtataaaaagagTAGTAATGGTCAGGAAAGGAATTCATATAAGATGAACAAAATTTGATTAACtgttacaatatatatgtaacaaaatCTATGTACCATAAAGTACATAGATAAAGTGTGTATAAATGACACAATTAATCAACGAAATAATAGATagtaatgtaaattttttgtagcaattataaagaaatatgtgAAAACATTggtatataacaataataatgacatttatatatatttttataataataatatattaccttttttttttttattaataataaatactatctAAAGAAGTAAAACTAAATTTACaaacatttgaaattattccTGAGGGAATGTTCTAGCTttcaaaaatacaatatttcgatgaaacgaacatgtcattttcatatatttattttttcttcataattgaTATCATTAAATGACAAAATATGCAGCAATACATAATTCA
This DNA window, taken from Vespa velutina chromosome 12, iVesVel2.1, whole genome shotgun sequence, encodes the following:
- the LOC124953433 gene encoding phosphoglucomutase, whose translation is MSIAVNSLSVETKVYEGQKPGTSGLRKAVRVFQQEHYTENFIQAILDALGSQCVGCTLVVGGDGRYYGKDAVKKIIRITAANGVRRLIVGQNGILSTPAVSAIIRKYKTQGGIVLTASHNPGGPNADFGIKFNCENGGPAPDGVTNEIYEITKTLKSYKIIPEINVDIDKIQNVSIQVDGKPFDIDIIDSVNDYLELMKNIFDFASIKSLLQGSKQRPAFKVLINGMNGVTGPYIKRIFSDELGVDNSSLVNITPLEDFGGLHPDPNLTYAIDLVNAMKNNPKNDFGAAFDGDGDRNMILGKNAFFVTPTDSLAVLAANLTLIPYFQKTGVKGYARSMPTGAAVDRVALKGGVTCFEVPTGWKYFGNLMDAGRLSLCGEESFGTGSDHIREKDGIWACLAWLNVIAKLGKSVQDVLLDHWKSYGRNFFTRYDYENCEVENANKVIQEVETAIQKAGFVGTTLSSGNKTYTVKLADNYSYTDPIDGSQANKQGLRILFEDGSRIIYRLSGTGSSGATIRLYIDSYENDPSVYEKDAQQILKPLVNIALDLSKLSQHTGRDAPTVIT